A genome region from Euphorbia lathyris chromosome 4, ddEupLath1.1, whole genome shotgun sequence includes the following:
- the LOC136226014 gene encoding uncharacterized protein: MTENPSILHYMEDFVLAGVGGAGRALAFGGKSRGAHNIIFYIDLGEAQSLENLNQFKPEKGAFFANATPLETSLLHLQQSQSQLPSFDFAISTKKSPSVIIGTWYCPSVFIRENARLREQMRRSILYKMTLEQQWEEIYTWKLKHGQF; this comes from the exons ATGACAGAGAATCCTTCAATTCTCCACTATATGGAAGACTTTGTGCTGGCTGGCGTGGGAGGAGCAGGAAGAGCACTTGCATTTGGTGGGAAAAGTAGAGGAGCCCACAATATCATTTTTTACATTGATTTAG GTGAAGCTCAGTCTTTGGAGAATCTCAATCAATTCAAACCAGAGAAAGGAGCTTTCTTTGCAAATGCAACACCATT AGAAACCAGCCTTCTGCACTTGCAGCAGAGCCAATCTCAACTACCTAGTTTTGACTTCGCAATCTCTACCAAGAAATCACCTTCAGTTATTATAGGAACATGGTATTGCCCTTCTGTGTTTATAAGAGAAAATGCAAGGCTTAGGGAGCAAATGAGACGGTCAATATTATACAAAATGACACTTGAGCAACAATGGGAAGAAATTTACACATG GAAACTAAAGCATGGACAATTCTAA